Proteins encoded together in one Telopea speciosissima isolate NSW1024214 ecotype Mountain lineage chromosome 6, Tspe_v1, whole genome shotgun sequence window:
- the LOC122665186 gene encoding 14-3-3-like protein, giving the protein MSPAESSREENVYMAKLAEQAERYEEMVEFMENVAKTVDVEELTVEERNLLSVAYKNVIGARRASWRIISSIEQKEESRGNEEHVSAIKEYRGKIESELSKICDGILGLLESHLVPSSTTAESKVFYLKMKGDYHRYLAEFKTGAERKEAAENTLLAYKSAQDIALAELAPTHPIRLGLALNFSVFYYEILNSPDRACNLAKQAFDEAIAELDTLGEESYKDSTLIMQLLRDNLTLWTSDITEDAGDEIKEAPKKESGEGQ; this is encoded by the exons ATGTCTCCGGCCGAATCCTCTCGGGAGGAAAATGTTTACATGGCCAAATTGGCCGAGCAGGCTGAACGTTATGAAGAGATGGTGGAGTTCATGGAGAACGTAGCTAAGACTGTTGACGTTGAGGAGCTAACCGTAGAGGAACGAAACCTTCTTTCTGTGGCTTACAAGAATGTGATCGgagctaggagggcttcatggCGGATCATTTCCTCCATAGAGCAGAAGGAAGAAAGCCGTGGAAATGAAGAGCATGTGTCTGCTATCAAGGAGTACAGGGGCAAGATTGAATCAGAACTCAGCAAGATTTGTGATGGAATCTTGGGTCTTCTCGAGTCTCATCTAGTCCCATCGTCAACAACTGCGGAGTCCAAGGTGTTCTACCTTAAGATGAAAGGTGATTACCACAGGTACTTGGCTGAGTTTAAGACTGGTGCTGAGAGGAAGGAAGCTGCCGAGAACACTTTATTGGCTTACAAGTCTGCTCAG GACATTGCTCTGGCAGAATTGGCTCCCACTCACCCGATTAGGCTGGGCCTTGCCCTGAACTTCTCAGTTTTCTATTATGAAATCCTGAACTCACCTGATCGTGCTTGTAATCTTGCAAAACAG GCTTTTGATGAGGCTATTGCTGAGCTGGATACTTTGGGCGAGGAATCTTACAAGGACAGCACATTGATCATGCAACTTCTCCGGGACAATTTGACATTGTGGACCTCGGACATcacg GAGGATGCTGGAGACGAAATCAAGGAAGCTCCAAAGAAAGAATCAGGAGAGGGGCAGTAG